The genomic segment CCGACCTATTCCGCGGTGGAACTGGCTGGGGGCGTATACAACGGCGTGGACAAGCCGGTGCCCACCATCGGCGTCTGGAATGTGCTGATCTGCCAGAAGTCCCTGGACACCGACCTGGTGTACAAACTGGTCAAGGCCCTGTACGAACACAACGACCTGCTTCGCAAGATCCACCCCTCGGCGGCGTATACCACCCCTGAAAATGCGGTGAAGTACTCGCCGATCCCGCTCCATCCGGGCACGATCAAATACCTCAAGGAAAAGGGGATTCAGGTACCTGAAAAGCTGATTCCGTAACGGGGTGACGGGAATTGCTCAAGAGGCCGGCTAGGGGCGTCATATGGGCCGCAGCCGGCCTTTTCCTGGGCCTGATCCTGGTCGCCTGGTTGCGGCCGGGCGGTCTGGAGCTGCGCATCATCCCCGTGAGGGGGGGACAGCCATTGCTGGTGTTGCCGATGGACCCGGGGGAGCGATTTACGGTTCGTTACTATCACTCGGTGGAAGACGCCCCCATCTGGGAGGTGCACAGCCTGGATGAAGAGGGGCGGATCTATATCGAGGAGGAGCGCTATCTCAAGTTCGGGGCCGGCATGGGCCGGATGCCGGGCGTGGGACGGATGGTGAAAAGAGGGCCGTACGAGGTGATCGAGGCGATGCATCTTCCCACGGGTAATTTTGTCCTGCGGATCGGAAGTCCCGGCGTGGACCATACCATTCTCTGGCGGGGGACCGAAACCCATCTCTCGGCTGTCGCGCCCCATGAGGCGGTTCAATTTTCGGCCCGGCCAATGAGCCTCCTTTACAAGATCTATCGCTTTTTTCTTCCCCATCCCGCCACGCCCGCAAACCGCGGAGACCAGGAGTGAGGTGATCATGACAGAGAGGAGTGACGCAACATCCGCCGCTTCCCCCGTTGAATGGGGGATCTTGAAAATCATTGCAGTGGTCGGCATCGGGCTCAGCCTGTTCGAGCTGTATACGGCAGGGATTGTTGCAATGACCGCCATGCAGCACAGGGCCGTGTTCCTGGGCGCCATTCTGGTGATCGCCTTTCTGACGCGGCCCCTGTATAAGGGGGCGAGAAGAGATCGCTGGAACTGGGCCCTGGCGATTGACCTGATCCTGGTTGTCCTGAGTGTGGCCGTATGCGCCTATATCTTTATCGATCTTCAGGGCATATTCGACCGTCAGGGCGACTGGAGCCAGTGGGACATCGCCGTGGGCATCACCCTGGTGGTCCTGGTGCTGGAGTCTACCCGCCGCGTCATCGGCCTGAACCTGACCTTTATCGCCCTGGGATTTCTGCTGTTCGGGTATTTCGGTCCCTACATGCCGACCATCATCGTGCATAAAGGCTATTCCATCGAACGGATGGCCACCACGCTCTCTCTCACCACGGAAGGGATATTCGGACTGCCCACGGCTGTTGCAGCCACCTTTGTGT from the Deltaproteobacteria bacterium genome contains:
- a CDS encoding TRAP transporter permease; this encodes MTERSDATSAASPVEWGILKIIAVVGIGLSLFELYTAGIVAMTAMQHRAVFLGAILVIAFLTRPLYKGARRDRWNWALAIDLILVVLSVAVCAYIFIDLQGIFDRQGDWSQWDIAVGITLVVLVLESTRRVIGLNLTFIALGFLLFGYFGPYMPTIIVHKGYSIERMATTLSLTTEGIFGLPTAVAATFV
- a CDS encoding DUF1850 domain-containing protein, producing MLKRPARGVIWAAAGLFLGLILVAWLRPGGLELRIIPVRGGQPLLVLPMDPGERFTVRYYHSVEDAPIWEVHSLDEEGRIYIEEERYLKFGAGMGRMPGVGRMVKRGPYEVIEAMHLPTGNFVLRIGSPGVDHTILWRGTETHLSAVAPHEAVQFSARPMSLLYKIYRFFLPHPATPANRGDQE